A part of Streptomyces sp. NBC_01235 genomic DNA contains:
- a CDS encoding serine/threonine-protein kinase produces the protein MNMAMMRLRREDPRVVGSFRLHRRLGAGGMGVVYLGSDKKGQRVALKVIRPDLAEDQEFRSRFAREVSAARRIRGGCTARLVAADLDADRPWFATQYVPGPSLHDKVNDEGPLGAAELASIGAALSEGLVAVHEAGVVHRDLKPSNILLSPKGPRIIDFGIAWATGASTLTHVGTAVGSPGFLAPEQVRGALVTPATDVFSLGATLAYASTADSPFGHGSSEVMLYRVVHEEPHLHGVPDALAPLVRACLAKDPEERPSTLDLSLRLKEIATREFQGLADARPPVPRAAEADRPTGRLSDLGHPERTLRQPGGPGTPPPRNGVPSSRGAVPSRGGAPARGGSASRGGGGDRASSSRSGARPAPASRNTRPGSGSRPAPRGGAGRQGPRTTGTGRRPANPRLLRQRLFVFVVVTLLVALGIAVVQGCQGPARGLGGDNGVVRQEQPNEQHVRPEQGVGGPLGD, from the coding sequence ATGAACATGGCGATGATGCGCCTGAGGCGCGAGGACCCGCGCGTCGTCGGCTCGTTCAGGCTTCACCGACGGCTCGGCGCGGGCGGGATGGGCGTCGTCTACCTGGGCTCCGACAAGAAGGGGCAGCGGGTCGCGCTGAAGGTGATCCGGCCCGATCTGGCGGAGGACCAGGAGTTCCGGTCGCGGTTCGCGCGCGAGGTGTCGGCCGCCCGGCGGATCCGGGGCGGGTGCACGGCGCGGCTGGTCGCGGCGGATCTGGACGCCGACCGGCCGTGGTTCGCCACGCAGTACGTGCCCGGGCCCTCGCTCCACGACAAGGTCAACGACGAGGGGCCGCTCGGTGCCGCCGAGCTCGCCTCGATCGGGGCCGCGCTGTCGGAGGGGCTCGTCGCGGTGCACGAGGCCGGGGTCGTGCACCGGGACCTGAAGCCCTCCAACATCCTGCTCTCCCCCAAGGGCCCGCGGATCATCGACTTCGGCATCGCCTGGGCGACGGGCGCCTCCACGCTGACGCACGTCGGCACGGCGGTCGGCTCCCCCGGGTTCCTCGCGCCGGAGCAGGTGCGGGGGGCCCTGGTCACCCCGGCCACCGACGTGTTCTCGCTCGGCGCCACGCTCGCGTACGCCTCGACGGCCGACTCGCCCTTCGGGCACGGCAGTTCCGAGGTGATGCTGTACCGCGTGGTGCACGAGGAGCCGCACCTGCACGGCGTTCCGGACGCGCTGGCCCCGCTGGTGCGGGCCTGTCTGGCGAAGGACCCCGAGGAGCGGCCCAGCACTCTCGACCTCTCCCTGCGGCTGAAGGAGATCGCGACCCGGGAGTTCCAGGGCCTGGCGGACGCGCGTCCTCCGGTGCCGCGGGCTGCCGAGGCGGACCGTCCCACGGGACGGCTCTCCGACCTCGGTCACCCGGAGCGCACGCTGCGCCAGCCGGGCGGGCCGGGTACTCCCCCGCCGCGGAACGGGGTGCCGTCCTCGCGCGGTGCGGTTCCTTCGCGGGGCGGGGCTCCCGCTCGCGGGGGCAGCGCCTCGCGCGGTGGTGGCGGTGACCGCGCCTCGTCGTCGCGGTCCGGGGCCCGGCCGGCTCCCGCCTCCCGCAACACCCGTCCCGGCAGCGGCAGCCGTCCGGCGCCCCGCGGCGGGGCCGGGCGGCAGGGGCCGAGGACCACGGGGACCGGGCGGCGGCCCGCCAACCCGCGCCTGCTGCGTCAGCGGCTGTTCGTCTTCGTCGTGGTGACCCTGCTCGTCGCGCTCGGCATCGCCGTCGTCCAGGGCTGCCAGGGCCCGGCGCGCGGGCTCGGCGGGGACAACGGCGTCGTACGGCAGGAACAGCCGAACGAGCAGCATGTCCGGCCGGAGCAGGGCGTCGGCGGTCCGCTGGGGGACTGA
- a CDS encoding SsgA family sporulation/cell division regulator gives MNTTVSCELHLRLVVSSESSLPVPAGLRYDTADPYAVHATFHTGAEETVEWVFARDLLAEGLHRPTGTGDVRVWPSRSHGQGVVCIALSSPEGEALLEAPARALESFLKRTDAAVPPGTEHRHFDLDQELSHILAES, from the coding sequence ATGAACACCACGGTCAGCTGCGAGCTGCACCTGCGCCTCGTTGTGTCGAGCGAGTCCTCCCTGCCTGTCCCCGCAGGCCTGCGGTACGACACGGCCGACCCCTACGCCGTGCACGCCACCTTCCACACCGGAGCCGAGGAGACCGTCGAGTGGGTGTTCGCCCGCGACCTCCTCGCCGAGGGCCTGCACCGGCCCACGGGAACCGGCGACGTCCGTGTCTGGCCGTCGCGCAGCCACGGCCAGGGCGTCGTCTGCATCGCCCTGAGCTCTCCTGAGGGCGAGGCCCTGCTCGAAGCCCCGGCGCGGGCCCTGGAGTCCTTCCTGAAGCGGACGGACGCGGCCGTGCCCCCCGGCACGGAACACCGGCACTTCGATCTCGATCAGGAGCTCTCGCACATCCTGGCGGAAAGCTAG
- a CDS encoding DsbA family protein has product MSDSSPTSSPARAAVVLDVWCELQCPDCHGALDDLRALRERYGDRLELRLRHFPLEKHQHAFAAAQAAEEALEQGQGWPYVEAVLGRVAELDRKGEPFLVEVAGELGLDAEEFDTALIDGRHILIVDADQAEGKAIGVTGTPTYVIGGERLDGGKSQEGLRERIEEIADRLLAEQA; this is encoded by the coding sequence ATGAGCGACTCGTCCCCCACCTCCTCCCCCGCCCGTGCCGCCGTCGTCCTCGACGTCTGGTGCGAGCTGCAGTGCCCGGACTGCCACGGCGCCCTCGACGACCTGCGCGCCCTGCGCGAGCGCTACGGCGACCGGCTGGAGCTGCGGTTGCGGCACTTCCCGCTGGAGAAGCACCAGCACGCCTTCGCCGCCGCGCAGGCCGCCGAGGAGGCCCTGGAGCAGGGGCAGGGGTGGCCGTACGTCGAGGCCGTGCTGGGCCGGGTGGCGGAGCTGGACCGTAAGGGGGAACCCTTCCTGGTCGAGGTCGCCGGTGAACTCGGGCTGGACGCCGAGGAGTTCGACACCGCCCTGATCGACGGCCGGCACATCCTGATCGTGGACGCCGACCAGGCCGAGGGCAAGGCGATCGGCGTCACCGGGACCCCGACGTACGTCATCGGCGGTGAGCGTCTCGACGGCGGCAAGAGCCAGGAGGGGCTGCGGGAGCGGATCGAGGAGATCGCCGACCGACTGCTGGCCGAGCAGGCGTGA
- a CDS encoding chorismate-binding protein, whose protein sequence is MLDLPPLARFGARVATGLLDVTSDPAALDSAGFWAVCADFEGRLVCARFSDVREEPVPAPVPGAWRGPAAGDWTSSLDRTAYTAGVRRIREHIAAGEVYQANLCRVLTAPVAADADVDALTSLLARGNPAPYAGTIRLPVHGIETATASPELFLRRDGRVVESGPIKGTGRTEADLLEKDYAENVMIVDLVRNDIGRVCATGSVSVPDLCAVEKHPGLVHLVSTVRGELRDGAGWPELLGAAFPPGSVTGAPKSSALRIIDALETAPRGPYCGGIGWVDADRGRGELAVGIRTFWIDRAADGPAVLRFGTGAGITWGSDPEAEWEETELKASRLLAVASGAYEVTGATGPRERD, encoded by the coding sequence GTGCTCGACCTCCCTCCTCTCGCCCGTTTCGGCGCCCGCGTCGCCACCGGCCTGCTCGACGTCACCAGTGATCCCGCGGCTCTGGACTCCGCCGGTTTCTGGGCCGTCTGCGCCGACTTCGAAGGCCGTCTGGTCTGCGCACGCTTCTCCGACGTCCGTGAGGAGCCCGTGCCCGCTCCGGTGCCGGGGGCATGGCGGGGGCCGGCGGCCGGTGACTGGACGTCCTCCCTCGACCGCACCGCGTACACGGCAGGCGTGCGCCGCATCCGCGAGCACATCGCGGCCGGCGAGGTGTACCAGGCCAATCTCTGCCGTGTCCTGACCGCGCCGGTGGCGGCCGACGCCGACGTGGACGCGCTCACCTCCCTGCTGGCCCGGGGCAACCCGGCGCCGTACGCAGGAACGATTCGCCTGCCCGTGCACGGCATAGAGACGGCCACCGCCTCCCCCGAGCTCTTCCTGCGCCGCGACGGCCGGGTCGTCGAGTCAGGGCCGATCAAGGGCACCGGGCGCACCGAGGCCGACCTCCTGGAGAAGGACTACGCCGAGAACGTGATGATCGTGGACCTGGTGCGCAACGACATCGGGCGGGTCTGCGCCACGGGCAGCGTGAGCGTCCCCGACCTGTGTGCCGTGGAGAAGCACCCGGGCCTGGTCCACCTCGTGTCGACGGTCCGCGGCGAGCTGCGCGACGGCGCCGGCTGGCCCGAGCTGCTCGGCGCCGCCTTCCCGCCCGGCTCGGTCACCGGGGCACCGAAGTCGAGTGCCCTGAGGATCATCGACGCGCTGGAGACGGCACCCCGCGGCCCGTACTGCGGCGGCATCGGCTGGGTCGACGCCGACCGGGGCAGGGGCGAGCTGGCCGTCGGCATCCGCACCTTCTGGATCGACCGCGCCGCCGACGGCCCGGCCGTACTGCGCTTCGGCACCGGCGCGGGCATCACCTGGGGATCCGACCCCGAGGCCGAGTGGGAGGAGACCGAGCTGAAGGCGTCCCGACTGCTCGCGGTAGCGTCGGGAGCGTACGAGGTCACGGGAGCTACGGGACCGAGGGAGAGGGACTGA
- a CDS encoding CGNR zinc finger domain-containing protein codes for MLITHDTRCALDAVVDLVNTAPEDDTAPDALPDVAALEDFVRTHDFSDVGVLSEFDLSAVRKVRGRFAGIFAASDPRVAAGLINELVAAAGTTPRLTDHDGYDWHVHYFAPGASVADHLAADCGMALAFFVVAGEQERLRRCEAPDCRRAFVDLSRNRSRRYCDSRTCGNRLHVAAYRARRKEAAG; via the coding sequence GTGCTGATCACCCACGACACCCGGTGTGCGCTCGATGCCGTGGTGGATCTGGTGAACACCGCACCGGAGGACGACACGGCTCCGGACGCGCTGCCGGATGTCGCCGCCCTCGAGGATTTCGTACGAACGCACGACTTCAGTGACGTCGGCGTGCTCTCGGAGTTCGACCTGTCCGCGGTGCGCAAGGTCCGTGGGCGCTTCGCCGGGATCTTCGCGGCTTCGGATCCCCGCGTCGCCGCCGGACTGATCAACGAGCTGGTCGCCGCCGCGGGCACCACGCCGCGCCTCACCGATCACGACGGCTACGACTGGCATGTGCACTACTTCGCGCCCGGCGCCTCCGTCGCCGACCATCTGGCGGCCGACTGCGGGATGGCGCTGGCGTTCTTCGTGGTGGCCGGGGAGCAGGAGCGGCTGCGGCGCTGTGAGGCCCCGGACTGCCGACGCGCCTTCGTCGACCTCTCCCGCAACCGGTCCCGTCGGTACTGCGACAGCCGTACCTGCGGCAACCGCCTCCACGTGGCCGCCTACCGGGCGCGCCGCAAGGAGGCCGCGGGGTGA
- the cobA gene encoding uroporphyrinogen-III C-methyltransferase, with protein MAEHPAYPVGLRLTGRRVVVLGGGQVAQRRLPSLIAAGADIHLVSPEATPSVEAMADAAEITWHRRPYAEGDLADAWYALIATSDAEANSRASSEAERHRVWCVRSDDADQATAWTPATGHSEGVTVAVLTTDARGRDPRHTAAIRDAVVEGLRDGTLVAPHHRTRTAGVALVGGGPGDPDLITVRGRRLLAEADVVIADRLGPRDLLAELPPHVEVIDAAKIPYGRYMAQEAINNALIEHAKQGKSVVRLKGGDPYVFGRGMEELQALAEAGIACTVVPGISSSISVPGAAGIPVTHRGVAHEFTVVSGHVAPDDERSLVDWPSLAKLTGTLVILMGVDKIGKIAETLVAHGKSPDTPVALVQEGTTAAQRRVDATLATVAETVRAQEVRPPAVIVIGPVVTVGPRTSE; from the coding sequence ATGGCCGAACACCCCGCCTACCCCGTAGGCCTCCGCCTCACCGGCCGCAGGGTCGTCGTCCTCGGCGGCGGCCAGGTGGCCCAGCGCCGCCTCCCCTCCCTGATCGCGGCAGGCGCCGACATCCACCTCGTGTCCCCGGAGGCGACCCCCTCCGTCGAGGCGATGGCCGACGCGGCCGAGATCACCTGGCACAGGCGCCCCTACGCCGAAGGCGACCTGGCCGACGCCTGGTACGCCCTCATCGCCACCAGCGACGCCGAGGCGAACTCCCGAGCCTCCTCCGAAGCGGAGCGCCACCGTGTCTGGTGCGTCCGCTCGGACGACGCCGACCAGGCCACCGCCTGGACCCCGGCGACCGGCCACAGCGAGGGTGTCACGGTCGCCGTCCTCACCACGGACGCCCGTGGCCGCGACCCCCGCCACACCGCGGCCATCCGTGACGCGGTCGTCGAGGGCCTGCGCGACGGCACCCTCGTCGCCCCCCACCACCGCACCCGCACCGCCGGCGTCGCCCTCGTCGGCGGCGGCCCCGGCGACCCGGACCTGATCACGGTCCGCGGCCGCCGCCTCCTCGCCGAGGCGGACGTCGTGATCGCCGACCGGCTCGGCCCGCGCGACCTCCTCGCCGAACTCCCGCCGCACGTCGAGGTGATCGACGCGGCGAAGATCCCCTACGGCCGGTACATGGCCCAGGAGGCCATCAACAACGCGCTGATCGAGCACGCCAAGCAGGGCAAGTCGGTCGTCCGTCTCAAGGGCGGCGACCCGTATGTCTTCGGCCGTGGCATGGAGGAGCTCCAGGCCCTCGCCGAGGCCGGGATCGCCTGCACGGTCGTCCCGGGCATCTCCAGCTCGATCTCGGTGCCGGGTGCGGCCGGTATCCCGGTCACGCACCGGGGCGTTGCGCACGAGTTCACCGTGGTCAGCGGCCATGTCGCCCCCGACGACGAACGTTCCCTGGTCGACTGGCCGTCCCTGGCGAAGCTCACCGGCACGCTGGTGATCCTCATGGGCGTCGACAAGATCGGGAAGATCGCCGAGACGCTCGTCGCTCACGGCAAGTCGCCCGACACCCCGGTCGCCCTGGTCCAGGAGGGCACCACGGCCGCCCAGCGCCGCGTCGACGCGACCCTCGCGACGGTCGCCGAGACGGTCCGCGCCCAGGAGGTCAGGCCGCCGGCGGTCATCGTCATCGGCCCGGTCGTGACCGTCGGCCCCCGGACGTCCGAGTAA
- a CDS encoding TrmH family RNA methyltransferase, with the protein MADLITVEDPDDPRLRDYTGLTDVELRRRREPAEGLFIAEGEKVIRRAKGAGYEMRSMLLSAKWVDVMRDVIDELPAPVYAISPELAERVTGYHVHRGALASMQRKPLPAAAELLQTARRVVVMESVNDHTNIGAIFRSSAALGMDAVLLSPDCADPLYRRSVKVSMGAVFSVPYARLDTWPKGLDSVREAGFTLLALTPDEKARSLDEAAPHKMDRVALMLGAEGDGLSTQALVAADEWVRIPMSHGVDSLNVGAAAAVAFYAVATGRPQA; encoded by the coding sequence GTGGCCGATCTCATCACCGTTGAGGACCCCGACGACCCGCGCCTGCGCGACTACACCGGCCTGACCGACGTCGAGTTGCGCCGCAGGCGCGAGCCCGCCGAGGGCCTGTTCATCGCGGAGGGCGAGAAGGTCATCCGCCGGGCCAAGGGCGCCGGGTACGAGATGCGCTCGATGCTGCTCTCCGCGAAGTGGGTCGACGTCATGCGCGACGTCATCGACGAGCTCCCGGCACCGGTCTACGCCATCAGCCCGGAGCTCGCGGAACGCGTCACCGGCTACCACGTCCACCGCGGCGCGCTGGCCTCGATGCAGCGCAAGCCGCTGCCCGCCGCCGCCGAACTCCTGCAGACCGCCCGCCGGGTCGTCGTCATGGAGTCGGTCAACGATCACACCAACATCGGCGCGATCTTCCGCTCGTCCGCCGCCCTCGGCATGGACGCGGTCCTGCTCTCACCGGACTGCGCCGATCCGCTCTACCGCCGCAGCGTGAAGGTCTCCATGGGCGCGGTCTTCTCCGTCCCGTACGCCCGCCTGGACACCTGGCCCAAGGGCCTGGACTCGGTCCGCGAGGCCGGCTTCACCCTCCTCGCCCTCACCCCCGACGAGAAGGCCCGAAGCCTCGACGAGGCCGCCCCGCACAAGATGGACAGGGTCGCCCTCATGCTGGGCGCGGAGGGCGACGGCCTCTCCACCCAGGCCCTGGTCGCCGCCGACGAATGGGTCCGCATCCCCATGTCCCACGGCGTCGACTCGCTCAACGTGGGCGCGGCTGCGGCGGTCGCCTTCTACGCGGTGGCGACGGGCCGCCCGCAGGCGTAG
- a CDS encoding TFIIB-type zinc ribbon-containing protein codes for MQCPKCHAQMHTYNRNGVQIEQCSNCRGIFLDYGELEALTRVESQWSQPAPPPPGAPQAYPAAPAAPAWGAPHGGHGGHGGHYGGHQRHKSFGHMLFSS; via the coding sequence ATGCAGTGCCCCAAGTGTCATGCTCAGATGCACACGTACAACCGCAACGGCGTCCAGATCGAACAGTGCAGCAACTGCCGCGGGATCTTCCTCGACTACGGCGAGCTGGAGGCGCTGACCCGCGTGGAGTCCCAGTGGTCCCAGCCGGCGCCGCCGCCCCCGGGCGCCCCGCAGGCGTACCCGGCGGCCCCGGCCGCTCCCGCCTGGGGTGCCCCGCACGGCGGTCACGGAGGCCACGGCGGTCACTACGGCGGCCATCAGCGCCACAAGAGCTTCGGCCACATGCTGTTCTCCAGCTGA
- a CDS encoding phosphotransferase enzyme family protein: MTAHPLLTELTFRARAQAHEAGSACPCGAATLADRPDATVVRHAGTVAKAHAPDTDPDDLTPRLAAAAGLPDVLLAPLAATPAPLHGRLVTFWPYGTPVDPDDPEAAPWEAAGTLLARLHRAPAPTGLPPMRGPAKAAHAVTRLRAAGPHPAVAPVLNAWRALPAWARAEAPMPDVTSLCHGDLHLGQLVRHPAPDGPWRLIDVDDLGVGVPAWDLARPAAWYACGLLPPDEWTRFLTAYRAGSGPAVPGSGDPWPALDVPARALTVQTAARAVTKSVAHERSLDEVEQCLVDACARMGSEPPQLAAGLAK; the protein is encoded by the coding sequence GTGACCGCCCACCCCCTGCTCACCGAGCTCACCTTCCGAGCCAGAGCGCAGGCTCACGAAGCCGGCTCCGCCTGCCCGTGCGGCGCGGCCACCCTCGCCGACCGTCCCGACGCCACCGTCGTCCGGCACGCGGGGACGGTCGCGAAGGCGCACGCCCCCGACACCGACCCGGACGACCTCACCCCCCGCCTCGCCGCGGCCGCCGGTCTCCCCGACGTCCTCCTCGCTCCGCTGGCTGCGACCCCGGCCCCCCTCCACGGCAGACTCGTCACGTTCTGGCCGTACGGCACCCCGGTGGACCCGGACGACCCGGAGGCGGCCCCCTGGGAGGCCGCGGGCACCCTGCTCGCTCGTCTCCACCGCGCCCCCGCCCCGACCGGTCTGCCGCCGATGCGCGGCCCCGCCAAGGCCGCCCACGCCGTGACCCGGCTGCGGGCCGCCGGACCGCATCCCGCCGTCGCCCCCGTCCTGAACGCCTGGCGCGCGCTGCCCGCCTGGGCCCGCGCCGAGGCACCCATGCCGGACGTCACCAGCCTCTGCCACGGCGACCTCCACCTCGGCCAACTCGTCCGCCATCCCGCTCCCGACGGTCCCTGGCGCCTGATCGACGTCGACGATCTCGGGGTCGGCGTCCCGGCCTGGGACCTCGCCCGCCCCGCCGCCTGGTACGCCTGCGGTCTGCTGCCGCCCGACGAGTGGACCCGCTTCCTGACCGCCTACCGTGCCGGGTCCGGCCCCGCCGTCCCCGGATCCGGCGACCCCTGGCCCGCCCTCGACGTCCCCGCACGCGCACTCACCGTCCAGACCGCGGCACGGGCTGTCACGAAGTCGGTGGCGCACGAGCGGTCGCTGGACGAGGTCGAGCAGTGCCTGGTCGACGCGTGTGCCCGAATGGGTTCCGAACCCCCGCAGTTGGCGGCCGGTCTCGCGAAGTAG
- a CDS encoding TIGR02611 family protein codes for MNTGSNEPGEAVVAVDGPKAHGAAEEQHGQGLGSRAPAFVKARRMLHLSWQVGVFVIGLAVVAAGIVMLPLPGPGWVVIFGGMAIWATEFVWAQLVLRWTKRKVTEAAQRALDPKVRRRNITLTAIGLVIIGVLVGVYLWKFGLEMPWKIKDQ; via the coding sequence ATGAATACGGGGAGTAACGAGCCGGGTGAGGCGGTCGTAGCGGTGGACGGGCCGAAGGCGCACGGAGCGGCGGAGGAGCAGCACGGGCAGGGGCTGGGCTCCAGGGCTCCCGCATTCGTCAAGGCGCGCCGCATGCTGCACCTGAGCTGGCAGGTCGGCGTCTTCGTGATCGGCCTCGCCGTGGTGGCCGCCGGCATCGTCATGCTGCCACTGCCCGGTCCCGGCTGGGTCGTGATCTTCGGCGGCATGGCCATCTGGGCGACCGAGTTCGTCTGGGCCCAGTTGGTGCTGCGCTGGACCAAGCGCAAGGTCACCGAGGCGGCGCAGCGCGCCCTCGATCCGAAGGTGCGGCGCCGCAACATCACCCTGACCGCGATCGGCCTGGTGATCATCGGCGTCCTCGTGGGTGTCTACCTGTGGAAGTTCGGCCTGGAGATGCCCTGGAAGATCAAGGACCAGTGA
- a CDS encoding GNAT family N-acetyltransferase, with product MTTTLRPTEPLQRAADGALSRHYQVCVNSRPVGAVHLSTSPSFGPGVAQIEDLRIEEPDRGRGRGTVAALAAEEVARGWGCKRIDVRVPAEAETALRLATALGYVHRNRGMEKPLGATAPRLPEGSRGRPMTEAEYEAWFERGIAEYARDWWERGVPEDEAWAKSRRDHELLLPQGLATENMLFSVLEHDGTRVGTLWVSYVDDKAFVFDVEADEAFRGRGHGRSLMLLAEAQAIAAGKRVMGLNVFADNTPAERLYESLGYVPVSYSMYKNLL from the coding sequence ATGACCACGACTCTGCGGCCGACCGAGCCGCTTCAGCGCGCAGCCGACGGGGCACTGTCGCGCCACTACCAGGTGTGCGTGAACAGCCGTCCCGTCGGAGCTGTCCACCTGTCGACGTCCCCCTCCTTCGGGCCCGGCGTCGCTCAGATCGAAGACCTGCGCATCGAGGAACCGGACCGCGGGCGCGGCCGGGGCACGGTGGCCGCGCTGGCCGCCGAGGAGGTGGCCCGCGGCTGGGGTTGCAAGCGGATCGACGTCAGGGTGCCCGCCGAGGCGGAGACCGCGCTGCGGCTGGCGACGGCACTCGGCTACGTCCACCGCAACCGCGGCATGGAGAAGCCCCTCGGCGCCACCGCTCCCCGGCTGCCCGAGGGCAGCCGGGGCAGGCCGATGACGGAGGCCGAGTACGAGGCCTGGTTCGAGCGCGGCATCGCGGAGTACGCCCGGGACTGGTGGGAGCGCGGGGTGCCCGAGGACGAGGCGTGGGCCAAGTCGCGGAGGGACCACGAACTGCTGCTGCCGCAGGGCCTGGCGACGGAGAACATGCTGTTCAGCGTCCTGGAGCACGACGGCACCCGGGTCGGCACCCTCTGGGTGTCGTACGTCGACGACAAGGCGTTCGTGTTCGACGTCGAGGCCGACGAGGCCTTCCGCGGCCGGGGCCACGGCCGATCCCTGATGCTGCTGGCCGAGGCCCAGGCGATCGCGGCCGGCAAGAGGGTCATGGGCCTCAACGTCTTCGCCGACAACACCCCGGCCGAGCGGCTGTACGAGTCGCTGGGCTATGTGCCGGTGAGCTACTCGATGTACAAGAACCTGCTCTGA
- a CDS encoding aminotransferase class IV, whose protein sequence is MKIWLDGGLRDSEAARVSVFDHGLTVGDGVFETVKAVDGTTFALTRHLDRLTRSARGLGLPDPDHDEVRRGCAAVLEANPMPLGRLRITYTGGHGPLGSDRGEHGPTLVVALGETARRADSTAVVTVPWTRNERGALTGLKTTSYAENVVALARAHQHGATEALFANTVGQLCEGTGSNVFVVLDGEIHTPPLASGCLAGITRELTVEWTGAKETDLPLDVLGRADEVFLTSTLRDVQAVHRVDDRELPGTPGPVTAKAMRIFAERAGDDLDP, encoded by the coding sequence GTGAAGATCTGGCTCGACGGCGGGCTGCGGGACAGCGAGGCCGCCCGTGTCTCCGTCTTCGATCACGGGCTGACCGTGGGCGACGGCGTCTTCGAGACGGTGAAGGCGGTGGACGGCACGACGTTCGCGCTCACCCGCCACCTCGACCGGCTGACCCGCTCCGCGCGCGGCCTCGGTCTGCCCGACCCCGACCACGACGAGGTGCGCCGCGGCTGCGCCGCCGTACTCGAGGCCAACCCGATGCCGCTCGGCCGGCTGCGCATCACCTACACCGGAGGCCACGGCCCCCTCGGCTCCGACCGCGGCGAACACGGGCCCACCCTGGTCGTCGCCCTCGGCGAGACCGCCCGACGCGCCGATTCCACGGCCGTCGTCACGGTCCCCTGGACCCGCAACGAACGCGGCGCGCTCACCGGCCTGAAGACGACCTCGTACGCCGAGAACGTCGTCGCGCTGGCCCGTGCCCACCAACACGGCGCCACCGAGGCGCTGTTCGCCAACACGGTCGGGCAGCTCTGCGAGGGCACCGGGTCCAACGTCTTCGTCGTCCTGGACGGCGAGATCCACACCCCGCCGCTCGCCTCCGGCTGCCTCGCGGGCATCACACGCGAGCTGACCGTCGAGTGGACCGGCGCCAAGGAGACCGACCTCCCGCTGGACGTCCTGGGGCGGGCGGACGAGGTCTTCCTCACCTCCACCCTGCGCGACGTCCAGGCCGTCCACCGCGTCGACGACCGCGAGCTGCCGGGCACGCCGGGACCGGTGACCGCCAAGGCGATGCGGATCTTCGCCGAGCGGGCCGGGGACGACCTCGACCCGTAA